The Phaseolus vulgaris cultivar G19833 unplaced genomic scaffold, P. vulgaris v2.0 scaffold_16, whole genome shotgun sequence genome includes a region encoding these proteins:
- the LOC137817110 gene encoding uncharacterized protein — protein sequence MATLSQFLSAGGDRGHPYFQCLKRNNRFVWTNECEKSFLKLKEYLASPPVLRKPLPGTSLHLYFAITERAISSDIVQEKNHVLRPIYFVSKVLQGLKVCYQAIEKAALAMVFAARRLRHYFQSFTVIVMTDLPIRKGLQKLDVAGRMVCWTVELSKFDVQYKPRGPIKGHVYADFVVELSSTAIHRAEGDFQWVLSVDGSSNQQGSGAGVILEGPNGLLIEQALRFAFKASNNQAKYEALVVEMLLAKDMGGRSLLVKSNSLLITGQVMGEYQAKDPRMAAYLEYVKLLREAFHTFELVHVPREQNARANLLAKLVSSSRGGKHRIVI from the coding sequence ATGGCCACCCTATCTCAGTTTCTATCGGCAGGAGGAGATAGGGGGCATccttatttccagtgtttaaagaggaacaacaggtttgtgTGGACAAACGAGTGTGAAAAATCGTTCCTCAAGCTGAAAGAGTACCTGGCTAGCCCTCCGGTGTTGCGCAAGCCACTGCCAGGTACCTCCCTCCATCTATACTTTGCCATCACAGAGCGGGCGATCAGTTCGGACATCGTCCAGGAGAAGAACCACGTCCTGAGACCtatatattttgttagcaaAGTGTTGCAGGGGCTCAAGGTATGCTATCAGGCAATTGAAAAGGCAGCTTTAGCAATGGTATTTGCAGCACgaaggctccgccactatttccaaAGTTTCACTGTAATCGTGATGACCGACCTTCCCATTCGTAAGGGCTTACAGAAGCTTGACGTGGCAGGACGTATGGTGTGCTGGACGGTCGAGCTGTCCAAGTTTGATGTGCAGTATAAGCCAAGAGGACCTATCAAGGGACATGTTTACGCTGACTTCGTGGTAGAACTCTCCTCAACGGCCATACATCGAGCGGAGGGAGACTTCCAGTGGGTCCTCTCCGTGGACGGGTCCTCCAACCAACAAGGAAGTGGGGCTGGTGTCATCTTAGAAGGACCAAATGGGCTATTGATAGAACAGGCCCTACGgttcgccttcaaggctagTAATAACCAAGCTAAATATGAGGCCTTAGTGGTAGAGATGTTGCTAGCTAAGGATATGGGTGGTCGAAGCTTGTTGGTAAAGAGCAACTCATTGTTGATAACTGGGCAGGTTATGGGCGAGTACCAGGCCAAGGACCCCCGGATGGCCGCATACCTAGAGTATGTTAAACTCTTAAGAGAGGCTTTTCATACGTTCGAGTTAGTACATGtccccagagagcagaatgcccgagccaACTTGCTGGCAAAGCTTGTCAGCTCAAGCAGGGGGGGCAAACATAGGATAGTCATCTAG